AAGCAGAAACCACAAAAGTCGGGCGGGGGGCAAAAGTATATTATTGTTTTGCGGTGCACCGGCGCAGCGAGGTGCAAGTGCATCGCGAGAAGGTGTGAAAACCAGAGTAGCTTTTCCTGTCACGTCCTGTCGAGCGCTCGTCTGCATGCAGCCGGCAGCCGGCAGCATCGTTGTGCCCCTCAGAGCACACGATGGACCGGGAGGGGATGCTGGTCCGGTGTATTTACTACGGGAGGATCGGACACGAGGCCACGGAGAGGCTGCTGCAGAGATTCGGACACGACGGCAGCTTCCTGCTGAGAGACAGCGAGACCGTGCCGGGGGcctgctgtctgtgtgtgaggtggGTGTCGGGGCCCCTGGAGCCGGCTGCGGGCCCCGCTCTGCGTGTTTCTATTCGCAGTAACGacgtttgatttgatttgatgatgtGCAGACGAGCTGAGAAAAAGTGCTGATGGCGGAGCTCTCACACAACGGCAGGTGAAAGAAACTGTTACTTTCCTGTTAGAGCAGCCTCTGAGTGTTGTCCAGGATCATTTATTAATAATTGCATATACGGTTGGGACATTTCTTCTATAAAAATCCATATATGTTTTCATGAATCACATGTCTGATGTGAAAAGTATGATCAATAGAGTGAATAGTgtaatatttccctctgaaatgtagtgGTGCAGAAATGTGAAGTAGAATTAAATGGAAAATACTCACCGGAAAGTACAAGTGTCTCTAATTTGATGTTGAGAAAATGTACTTTCCCTCCACCGCCTGCTTACCTCAATACACATATTCTGCATCCTATTCCTCAATAAGTCTTTCTCATTTAGAAACGAGTTGTTATTTCATCGTCTCACAATCTGAGCAGACTCTGAAACATATTTACATCATGAATCCATATTTAACATTTAGAAGGATAATCTGAGGTAGgcctgatgcccccccccccccacatgaaccataatgccccccccccccccccccacaaacatGAATCTTCAACGTGTGAGTGCATTTTAGTCTTTTCAGATTATACAACCAGCTGATGACTCCTTTGTGTCTGGCAGGAAAGCCCCGTTTGTGCACACCTACAGGCTCATACCCTCTGCCAACGGCTGGAGTCTTCAGGTGGGTGAacgctgctcacacacacacacacgtgcgcactcacacacacacacacaaggctgtttgtcatggtgtgtgtgtgtgtgattagcaGGATCCAGGAGTCCCACCGCAGAGTTTTGGGACTCTGGAAACGCTGATAGAGCATTACAGAAGAGGCTCTGATGCCGGCATGGCCCCCCTCACAGAACCGCTGGACAAAACACAGCTACGACACAGCAGCTTGGGACCAGGTACAAACTGAATGCACTGCATCAACATCTGGCCCAAAGCGCACAGACACTGAGACTTCAGTGTGGGCATTTCCTGTTTGCGGTGCATCAAAGAGTTCCTTTCCCGCTATGACATGTCCGCCCATCTCTTTCTACCAGTCAACACCTTCTCAATGGTGTCCTCCACAGAGTGTTTCTACATGGAGATGTGagccagcagcagctctgtCTCTTGAGGGTACGTCTTCATCAATCAGGGGGACGAACAAGATGGCGGAGACCGGCATTTTGTGGACCAGCGAGGGTCTGTGCGTTCAcatcttctcaaatgtatttgagTGTCTCTTTAGTATCGGGTTAATAAAAAGCTGCTGCGGTGTATGCAAACTGTGTACGTTTGaatcaactttaaaaagtgtgtgGGAGCATAAAAAGAAATTCGATGACATTTCTGATGCTGTTGTATGAAGATGTTTGTGTCATGCAAGACAGATGTGTTTACATTAGTCGTGGTCatgtgtccccatgttgtctttCTGCTTGGGGAAGTCACGTTTGAGGACGGCGACCTCTCTGATCTGTGCGGTTTGTCGGCACATGTTTCATTTGATCTTATCCGCCGCCGCAGAACAGAGGAACCTGTGCACAACGACACAGGAAATGGAGCAACGCAGGAAAGGCGGGTCTTAAAATCTGCAGCGGGCATCTCATCGTGCCtcttcatccattcattcattgtCGCGATGCACTCGTCTTCTTCGCCGCTATCCAACCTCGACAGGTCTGACAACCAGCTGATCACTATCTGTGATCTCAAAGAAAGAATACAAATAGATCATGCTGCTCTCAAATGGTCGATGTGTGTCTGCTTGGATCTGAACGTGCATATTTTGTGTCTTCAGTATCTGCAAAGTCCAGTCAACGCACGACGCCAGTGAAATAAACATCCGTGAGACGTGGCTTTACAGGAAGAACTATTTGACTTGAACCTCCAATGTTGAGGTTACTGTCAGAGCTGCAACAAGCTGAGTCCGTCTGAGCTCTGACAGTGACCCATGTTTGATGTTTTATGCATCTGCTGCCACAATAATGTGGGAACCTAACGTCAAGAAAatcatcaagaaggcccagcagaggttgTACTTCCAGCGCCAGCATCggaagtacaacctgcctcaggagctgctgatcatgttttacaccgcagttatagagtctgttctgtgcacttcaatcactgtctggtttggatcggccaccaaactagACCAGAACCgactccaacggacagtcaggtctgcagagaagatcatcggtgccaacctgcccaccatccaagacctgtacacctccagagtcaggaaacgggcaggaaaaatcactgcagacccctcccaccccggacacaaactatttaaactcctcccctctggtagacgctacagatcactgttcgccaaaacctcgagacacaaaaacagtttcttccccctcgccgtctcactactaaacaataacccactgtagcatatatatttatcccttctcttctcttctcgcactctccacttcttcttgtatatactttaagtcactttctaatACTTCTTAGAcctttgcactgtttgttctgttctgcactatttgtttttgtttgttctgtgttgtaatgtacattttgtgtaagcacagagacactttaccaagacaaattccttgttgtgcaaactacttggccaataaaactgattctgattctgattctgatatacatatatatatatacataaatgtatacatatatgtaaatatatgaagATGATACAAAGGTCAGCAGTCTTCGGTTCAAAGACTAATCCACGTGACTCACACAAACAGCACTCACTGACGACGGGGCTCCAGTCGCTCCATTGGGAAGATTCCTGACAGACGcccctcttcctcgtcctcatcCTCACACTGTAGGTGCAGTGGGGGTCGACGTTGGGCTCCGTGTAGGACAGCCGGTCCGTCAAGTCTTTGGGTTTTTCCTGACAAAGATTCGCCAGGAAAACGCTCAGCAGGTTGTTCACGTGCACCAGAAGGTAAAACCACCAACGGGTGCAGCGTGCATCCTTAATGGAACAATCAACATCCACATCCAGACGCGCGGGCGTACCTGGTCACCCATGTCCAGCTGGTATTCAAAGCACGAAGGGTTGACTCGTACTCGACTTTGGGGCAGAGCCCACGTCACCAACAGGCCTCCATCTCGGACTGAGATGTAGATATTTTGGGGCGGAGGCAGGACCTCTGTCGCAACAAAATACA
This portion of the Pseudoliparis swirei isolate HS2019 ecotype Mariana Trench chromosome 8, NWPU_hadal_v1, whole genome shotgun sequence genome encodes:
- the LOC130198322 gene encoding SH2 domain-containing protein 1A-like isoform X2 — encoded protein: MDREGMLVRCIYYGRIGHEATERLLQRFGHDGSFLLRDSETVPGACCLCVRKAPFVHTYRLIPSANGWSLQDPGVPPQSFGTLETLIEHYRRGSDAGMAPLTEPLDKTQLRHSSLGPECFYMEM
- the LOC130197803 gene encoding granulocyte-macrophage colony-stimulating factor receptor subunit alpha-like isoform X1, giving the protein MSASLSSGLRSAMKLSVHPMLWCNWLVVCASGIETQSNAPDVCEDKIDPGSLFPQSPRGQGHDVEEAKVNDGFRCLFSPTNTLDCSWSLDTLQKDAQLFVHLSICDDDRAVHYPNTSSEERVGSMSLTLREHEELYVILHFNITLHDAWTLYTSTYDMEMLEVLPPPQNIYISVRDGGLLVTWALPQSRVRVNPSCFEYQLDMGDQEKPKDLTDRLSYTEPNVDPHCTYSVRMRTRKRGVCQESSQWSDWSPVVSECCLCESRGLVFEPKTADLCIIFIYLHICIHLCIYIYVYQNQNQNQFYWPSSLHNKEFVLVKCLCAYTKCTLQHRTNKNK
- the LOC130197803 gene encoding granulocyte-macrophage colony-stimulating factor receptor subunit alpha-like isoform X2, whose product is MKLSVHPMLWCNWLVVCASGIETQSNAPDVCEDKIDPGSLFPQSPRGQGHDVEEAKVNDGFRCLFSPTNTLDCSWSLDTLQKDAQLFVHLSICDDDRAVHYPNTSSEERVGSMSLTLREHEELYVILHFNITLHDAWTLYTSTYDMEMLEVLPPPQNIYISVRDGGLLVTWALPQSRVRVNPSCFEYQLDMGDQEKPKDLTDRLSYTEPNVDPHCTYSVRMRTRKRGVCQESSQWSDWSPVVSECCLCESRGLVFEPKTADLCIIFIYLHICIHLCIYIYVYQNQNQNQFYWPSSLHNKEFVLVKCLCAYTKCTLQHRTNKNK
- the LOC130198322 gene encoding SH2 domain-containing protein 1A-like isoform X1, translating into MDREGMLVRCIYYGRIGHEATERLLQRFGHDGSFLLRDSETVPGACCLCVRKAPFVHTYRLIPSANGWSLQQDPGVPPQSFGTLETLIEHYRRGSDAGMAPLTEPLDKTQLRHSSLGPECFYMEM